The genomic window TATGGATTGTCAAACTCTAAAAACTCCATTTTTGATTTTAATTCCTGCAAAATTTTTATATTATCCTTTAACTTTTTTATAATATCATCTAAGTTATTTTTTTCAAAATCTATTTTAATATTATCTAAAAATTCATTAGCCTCTTTTATTAAGTTGCTTGTTTCCAAAGAATAACACCACTTTTAATATCAATATGTTTTGGTTTTGAAATATTTTTTATTTTTCCTTCAATGATATCCTTAAACAGCTCTAATATGTGGCAGTATTTTCTTTCAGTAAATGCATATAATTTACAACCTTTAATAAATACTTTATCATACTTCTTTATAAACTTCTCCACCCTCTCCTTTTCAAACACTTCAGGGCCATCTCTCAACTTAATTTTAGGTAATTGATAAACTAAAAACTCCCACTCTATATATGCATAATCACTGTCAGTATAACATTTACAGTTTAAAATTTTGAACTCATTTTGTTCTATTAATTTATTTAAGCTCTTTTGAAATTTCTCTAACTGAGGATATATGATATCATCAACTTCTGTCTTAGGAAATTTCAAAGTTAAAATAAATCCTTTATCTCTATTTTCTAACTTTTCTTCTAATTTTTTATAATAATCATTAAAAAACTCTTCATTCATATTTTTTAAAAACTCTCTTGCAAAAAAGATAAATTTACAATAATTTTCTCTACTTAAAGGAGCTGCAACATTTCTATTTAAATCTACAGGATCATAAACTATCAAAGGCTCATCAAATTCCCTAAATTTTGGATTTTTATATAGCTCAAATATATCATTTAAAATAATCTTCTTTCTCTCACCCCAATCCTTTGCATCATTTAAAAGATTTAAAAAACTTTTATAATGTAAAATTAACAATTCACACAGGTATCCAGAAAAACCTTTTGTTTTTACATCTGAACCATACAAATTTAAAGATTTCAAAAATGCTTTTAATAATCTTACTTCATCACATAACTTCTCATCCAATCTTTCAATTAAAAATTTATGATGCAAGGGAGTCCTATCAACAGCAGAAAT from Methanocaldococcus villosus KIN24-T80 includes these protein-coding regions:
- the cca gene encoding CCA tRNA nucleotidyltransferase, whose protein sequence is MLEEILKRIRPTEEEIKEISNLAENVIKNIYDVANEKGYNILEALWLGSSARNTHLKGDHDIDIFILFDKSVSIDELEVIALDIGKEVIKRLNGKCQINYASHPYIQGIVGKYKVDIVPCYKINFGEKIISAVDRTPLHHKFLIERLDEKLCDEVRLLKAFLKSLNLYGSDVKTKGFSGYLCELLILHYKSFLNLLNDAKDWGERKKIILNDIFELYKNPKFREFDEPLIVYDPVDLNRNVAAPLSRENYCKFIFFAREFLKNMNEEFFNDYYKKLEEKLENRDKGFILTLKFPKTEVDDIIYPQLEKFQKSLNKLIEQNEFKILNCKCYTDSDYAYIEWEFLVYQLPKIKLRDGPEVFEKERVEKFIKKYDKVFIKGCKLYAFTERKYCHILELFKDIIEGKIKNISKPKHIDIKSGVILWKQAT